GGAGGGATTGCCGCATATAAGGCCGCTGATTATTCAAAGAAAATCAGGGCATTAGGCGCACGGGTAATACCGGTCATGACCGGGCATGCAACCGAGTTTGTATCGCCCATTACTTTCGCGGCCCTTACAAGCGAGAAAGTATACACGGATCTCTTTTGCGTGGAGGGTGCTGAGACCATTCCTCATATAGAGCTTGCCAGATCCGCCGACCTTTTTCTGGTATTGCCCGCCACTGCAAATATACTTGGTAAAGCGGCAAACGGCCTGGCTGATGATTTCCTTTCCACGTTACTTCTGGCATTTTCCGGCCCGGTACTTTTTTCTCCTTCAATGAATCCGGCCATGTATGCGCATCCGGCAACCCAGGCAAACATAGAACGTCTTAAGGAACTGGGCTACAAAGTAATAGAGCCGGAGACAGGGGAAACGGCCTGCGGCGACCGGGGCAGGGGCAGACTGGCAGAGTGGCCTGCGGTAATGGAGACCATACTTAAGGCAATAACTCCGCAGACCCTGAGAGGAATGAACGTACTGGTATCTGCCGGGCCTACCAGGGAATATCTGGATCCTGTCCGTTATATCTCTAATCGCTCCTCAGGAGTCATGGGTTATGCTATGGCCAGGGTTGCCTTCAGGCGCGGTGCGAGAGTGACCCTTGTAAGCGGTCCTGTCTCCATCCCACCTCCTCCGGGGATTAAACTCTATCCTGTGGAAAATGCGGGTGAAATGAAAGACATAATAGTCAAGCTTTCGCATGATGCCCATATAATAGTCATGACTGCCGCAGTAGCGG
This genomic stretch from Deltaproteobacteria bacterium harbors:
- the coaBC gene encoding bifunctional phosphopantothenoylcysteine decarboxylase/phosphopantothenate--cysteine ligase CoaBC, producing MPLEGKTVLLGITGGIAAYKAADYSKKIRALGARVIPVMTGHATEFVSPITFAALTSEKVYTDLFCVEGAETIPHIELARSADLFLVLPATANILGKAANGLADDFLSTLLLAFSGPVLFSPSMNPAMYAHPATQANIERLKELGYKVIEPETGETACGDRGRGRLAEWPAVMETILKAITPQTLRGMNVLVSAGPTREYLDPVRYISNRSSGVMGYAMARVAFRRGARVTLVSGPVSIPPPPGIKLYPVENAGEMKDIIVKLSHDAHIIVMTAAVADYAPAVKADRKIKKDAAELHLDLVRTTDILSRLAKSRRGGQIIVGFCAETRDLKAQALTKIRRKGADLLIANDVSQPDAGFDSSNNRVLIVSADGEVDALPLLHKEEVGEKVWDRIQDLLPRDAF